The following DNA comes from Peribacillus sp. FSL E2-0218.
TGAGCTAAAATTAGTGTTCACTTTTGCAACCTTTGCCATCGCTTTTTTAATGCGCCCCATTGGCGGTATTATATTCGGTAAAATCGGAGATAGATTAGGAAGAAAAGTCGTTTTAACAACCACGATCATTTTGATGGCTTTTTCAACTTTACTGATTGGTTTATTACCTACATATGATCAAATTGGTATTTGGGCGCCGATCCTTTTATTGATCGCCAGAATTATTCAAGGTTTTTCAACTGGCGGGGAATACGCTGGTGCAATGGTCTATATTGCAGAATCTTCTCCAGATAATAAACGTAATATGCTTGGTAGTGGTTTGGAAATTGGTACGCTGACAGGGTATATATTAGCTTCAATACTTGCCAGTGCACTCTTTATTGTTTTATCTGATCAACAGATGGCCTCATGGGGCTGGAGAATCCCATTCCTACTCGGCTTACCCTTAGGGCTGATTGGATTGTATTTAAGAAAAAGTTTAGAAGAATCACCGATTTTTGAAAATGAACTTTCTGGTGACGAAGTCCAAGAGGAGGGCTTCCTATCTATTCTAAAAAATCACAAGAAAGATATTATCGTATGCTTTGTAGCTGTTGCCTTCTTTAATATTACAAGCTATATGCTATTATCATACATGCCTTCTTATTTAGATACGATCATTGGATTATCGAGTACTGTAGGAACCGTATTAATTACAGTTATCATGGTAATCATGGTGCCGCTAACTTTAATGTTTGGAAAGCTCAGTGATAAAATAGGCAACAAGACGATTTTATTAATCGGTTTAGGCGGATTAACCTTATTATCTGCCATTTCTTTTTATTTGATAAACTTGAGTGCTTTAGTATTTATTTCGTTAGGGATCTTCATTTTAGGTGTACTGCTTTCAACCTATGAAGGCACGATACCCGGATCGTTACCAACGATGTTCTATACGGATATTCGATATCGGACATTGTCAGTGACCTTTAATGTCTCGGTTTCAATATTCGGCGGAACCACTCCATTGGTTTGCACATGGCTTGTTCACCAAACGGGAAATAACTTAGCACCTGGATTTTATCTGACAGTGGTGAGTGTTATCGGATTTTTAGTGATATTATTCTTGTTCGATAGTACTTCAGGAAAATCCCTAAAAGGGTCTTACCCAACAGTCGCATCTAAATCCGATTTTCAGGAAGCAGTTGAAAATCCAAAAGATTCACTATGGTGGCAAAATGAACACAGAGACAAATAAGTGTAATTAAATAACATCAGTCAGCCGAATGACTACCCGAAATATAGACACTCGAACAAGAGCGTCTGTATTTCGGGTTTTTGTTTTATGTTGGTAATCACGATCAATAAAGTCATGAGGAAACACGAAGGAGTTATGGATGGAAATGACCATTCAAACAAAGGTTCTTGCTTAATTTGGAAGCATCATCCGGCAAGTGGTTTGCTCATTCCCCAATTAATGATCTTAGACTGAAATGCGGAGCGATTTTTATCCAAAATATCGGAGGAAATAGAAAAGGGCATTTTCATATCAGTCTTGAATTTAATAAAGAAGTATGTCAAACAAAATTGGAGGTGAAATTTATGAAAGTACGCTTGAAATGTGTAACGAGAGAAAATTGGGAAGAGGCATTGGCACTGAAAGTGAAGGAACGGCAAAGGAACTTTGTACCGCCAGTAGCCGTATCACTTGCTAAAGTTTATATAAAACCAGATGGGGATAATATCGTTTATTTGCCTTTCGCCATCTATGACGGAAAGATGATGATCGGCTTTATCATGCATGCTTACGATGAAAATACGGCGAATATGTATTGGATAAACGGATTCATGATTGATGAGAGTCATCAAGGTAAAGGGTATGGCAGGGCGGCACTGTCTGAGATGGTTCATTGGATAGCGAAAAGGTTTACTGGTTGTAAAGAAATTCGGCTCACGGTATTCAAAGAAAACGAAAATGCACGGGAATTATATAAACGTTTTGGCTTCCTTCCCACAGGAGATGTATATGGACAAGAAGATGTGTGGTTTCTGCCTCTAAAATAACGACGGTTCTCCTGAATGAATAAGGGGTGTTTTTAAGGATAGAAGGATGGACTTCTAAAAAATACATGTAAAAACCATCTCCTATCCTGACAAAATAGGAGATGCATCAAAATGAAGGAAGCCTGTCGGTTATATAACCATGATGATCTCGGAAATGGATGAAATCGATCGGTTTTATCCATGTTAACGCTAATAATTGATATGAATTGATTCAAAATACGCTCTTAACATAATTAATTGAATGAATGACAGATTTTAAGGGTAAATTTGTTTAAAATTATGGGGCCTTTTGTGGATTTCATGGCAGCTTGAAATTAGGGACGTACTTGTCCTTTTGTTACACGGATGGTTTTTTATTAAGAAACAAGAATGAGGTGGGGCAGATCCATTCTCTCGACTTACATAGCTAATCAATAATGACATGCTGAAATTCCGGCATTTTCTTATCTTTTCGAAAACTGTCTGCAGAGTTGCCAATCATTTTCTTGAAAACTTTACTAAAATAATTCGCATTATCATAGCCCGTTTCCGTTGCGATTTCCTGAATCGTCTTATTTGTGATTGATAAGAGTTCCATTGCTTTCTGTATCCGTATCTTCGTCAGAAATTGAATAGGGGTCGTTTTCATGTACTTTTGGAATTTATTCGTAAAATAGTATTTGGACAGTCCGGCATGCTTGGCGATGGATTCCAATGATAGCGGTTCCTGATAGCGTGTCGTCATGAACTGAATCGCCATCAGGATATCATCCGGTATCCCAGGTTGTGGGCTATCCAGTCCTTTCGCAAAACGGTATAGTCCCATGATAAATTCATAGGCAAATGCAGAAGAAGTAAAGGTATCCTCTATGCCTTCATTTAACGCAAATTGATAGATTTTCTGCAGCAAAAAAATTAACGGGGCATTGGCATCCACTGGGATGACCAAGTCAAATTGTTTGATCAGGTGGTCCCAGCATTCCTCGGCTTTATCTCCCTTCAGAGTAATGAAGATAAATTCCCACTCCGGACTTTTTTCAGGAAGATAATAACAATGTTCACTTGGTACTTTGACGATAAATGCTTCGCCAGGTTTAATTGCATACGTTTTTTCACCTACCCGGACTTCTCCATATCCTTTCAGTGTATATTGGAAAATACACGTTTTTAAATCATTTGGTCGCATACGGCCATCCCAGTAATAATCAGTCGACGTTCGTTTTTCCAAACCGATGGAGGTTATCAGAGCTGCCTCAGTTAAAGGCTCTTTTGAAATATGATAGACAAAGCTATGGTTATGGTCATTTGATCGAGATAGCAATATATTACCTCTTTTCCGATTTTATTTACCATTGCCTGGATATTGGAAGCGCTGTATTATTTATTTTAACAATATGTTAATTAAAATTTACTAAATTTTCAACACTAACTTTTAATGGAGGATGCCAAATGAAAAAGATTACATTCATCGGCGCGGGAAGTACCATTTTTACCAAAAACGTATTGGGTGACTGCATGTTGTCTCCGTCCCTCCAGGATTTTGAATTTGCTTTGTTCGATATTGACCCCGACCGTCTTTTAGAATCAGGAGTATTGCTCAACGCTTTGAAAAGAACAGTAAATGCCGGTGTTACGATCAAGACATACACAGATCGAAAAGAAGCATTGCATGGTGCAAAATATGTGATTAATGCCATTCAAGTCGGAGGATACAAGCCGAGTACAGTCATTGATTTTGACATTCCGAAAAAGTATGGCCTCCGTCAGACAATTGCCGACACAATTGGAATTGGGGGACTGTTCCGTGCGCTGCGTACGATTCCCGTCATGCTGGAGATTGCTAAGGATATCGAAGAAGTTTGCCCGGATGCTTGGCTCTTGAATTACACAAACCCGATGGCCACACTAACAGGAGCTATTTTACGGCATACAAATGTGAAAATGGTTGGCTTATGCCATAGCGTTCAAGTATGTACAAGCGATCTACTAAAAGATCTTGCTATTCCATACGAAAACATTGAAGAACGAATTGCCGGCATTAATCATATGGCATGGCTGCTTGAAATCAAATCCAATGGCAAGGATTTATATCCTGAAATTAAGAAACGGGCGAAAGAAAAGCAAAAATCAAAGCATCATGACATGGTCCGCTATGAGCTAATGGACAAATTCGGATACTATGTGACGGAATCTTCTGAACATAACTCGGAATATCATCCTTTTTTCATTAAAGACAAATATCCTGAATTAATTGAACGATTCAATATTCCCCTAGATGAATATCCACGTCGATGTGAAGAACAAATTGCCAATTGGTTAAGAACGAAAGAAGAGCTGATGAATGACGAAAATGTAACGCATGAGCGCTCCAAAGAGTATGGATCGCGCATTATCGAAGCGATGGAAACGAACGAACCATTCGTATTTGGCGGCAACGTGTTAAATACCGGCGGCCTCATTTCCAATTTGCCGGAAAAAGCAGTTGTAGAGGTGCCTTGTATTGCGAATCGAAATGGCATTACACCAGCCTATATGGGTGAACTTCCGGAACAGCTTGCAGCGTTGAACCGCTCAAATATCAATACACAGCTATTGACCATTGAAGCAGCTATGACAAAATCATCCGAAAAAATTTATCAGGCCGCTATGCTTGATCCTCATACGGCGGCTGAGCTTTCCATGGATGATATTATCAGCTTGTGTGACGACTTAATTGAAGCGCATGGCGAGATGCTCCCGGAATATAAAATGGATAAAAAAGCTATCAAACAGTAAAACTTTCTGAAGTTAAATACCAGAACATTCTGATTATATAATCGTGAGCGATATCTTTCCATGCTACACTCATTTTGTTCAGTAAAATTTACTAAAAATTGAGGGAAGTCAAATGGCAACAATTAAAGATATT
Coding sequences within:
- a CDS encoding MFS transporter produces the protein MKFNKKKINVVDIQTAKKSVFATGVGNAMEWFDFGLYSYLAVIISENFFSAVENDELKLVFTFATFAIAFLMRPIGGIIFGKIGDRLGRKVVLTTTIILMAFSTLLIGLLPTYDQIGIWAPILLLIARIIQGFSTGGEYAGAMVYIAESSPDNKRNMLGSGLEIGTLTGYILASILASALFIVLSDQQMASWGWRIPFLLGLPLGLIGLYLRKSLEESPIFENELSGDEVQEEGFLSILKNHKKDIIVCFVAVAFFNITSYMLLSYMPSYLDTIIGLSSTVGTVLITVIMVIMVPLTLMFGKLSDKIGNKTILLIGLGGLTLLSAISFYLINLSALVFISLGIFILGVLLSTYEGTIPGSLPTMFYTDIRYRTLSVTFNVSVSIFGGTTPLVCTWLVHQTGNNLAPGFYLTVVSVIGFLVILFLFDSTSGKSLKGSYPTVASKSDFQEAVENPKDSLWWQNEHRDK
- a CDS encoding GNAT family N-acetyltransferase, whose product is MKVRLKCVTRENWEEALALKVKERQRNFVPPVAVSLAKVYIKPDGDNIVYLPFAIYDGKMMIGFIMHAYDENTANMYWINGFMIDESHQGKGYGRAALSEMVHWIAKRFTGCKEIRLTVFKENENARELYKRFGFLPTGDVYGQEDVWFLPLK
- a CDS encoding AraC family transcriptional regulator → MLSRSNDHNHSFVYHISKEPLTEAALITSIGLEKRTSTDYYWDGRMRPNDLKTCIFQYTLKGYGEVRVGEKTYAIKPGEAFIVKVPSEHCYYLPEKSPEWEFIFITLKGDKAEECWDHLIKQFDLVIPVDANAPLIFLLQKIYQFALNEGIEDTFTSSAFAYEFIMGLYRFAKGLDSPQPGIPDDILMAIQFMTTRYQEPLSLESIAKHAGLSKYYFTNKFQKYMKTTPIQFLTKIRIQKAMELLSITNKTIQEIATETGYDNANYFSKVFKKMIGNSADSFRKDKKMPEFQHVIID
- a CDS encoding alpha-glucosidase/alpha-galactosidase, producing the protein MKKITFIGAGSTIFTKNVLGDCMLSPSLQDFEFALFDIDPDRLLESGVLLNALKRTVNAGVTIKTYTDRKEALHGAKYVINAIQVGGYKPSTVIDFDIPKKYGLRQTIADTIGIGGLFRALRTIPVMLEIAKDIEEVCPDAWLLNYTNPMATLTGAILRHTNVKMVGLCHSVQVCTSDLLKDLAIPYENIEERIAGINHMAWLLEIKSNGKDLYPEIKKRAKEKQKSKHHDMVRYELMDKFGYYVTESSEHNSEYHPFFIKDKYPELIERFNIPLDEYPRRCEEQIANWLRTKEELMNDENVTHERSKEYGSRIIEAMETNEPFVFGGNVLNTGGLISNLPEKAVVEVPCIANRNGITPAYMGELPEQLAALNRSNINTQLLTIEAAMTKSSEKIYQAAMLDPHTAAELSMDDIISLCDDLIEAHGEMLPEYKMDKKAIKQ